From a single Solanum dulcamara chromosome 4, daSolDulc1.2, whole genome shotgun sequence genomic region:
- the LOC129884085 gene encoding aspartic proteinase CDR1-like: protein MTIFSFTLLIAFSLAITLTQTSLLRPEVEAKSGGFSIELIHPSSKRSPASLSIELVPDFLGNYLINFSVGTPPKFQLAVAGSTFMNWIQCEPCVQCYSQHLPIFNSLKSSTYKALPCASPKCFQDNCEGSHCTYVAEYVDQSYSYGDLAVEMFTFYSPQGVEEISFPDIVFGCAHRSKLETTAPKVSGIISLTNSPQSLISQIIPSFGKIFSYCFVPLAQLDVPSTLTFGENAWGSTGSLFTPMLVKELDPSYFLTLVGISIGGKRIDFFGNSSNIFREGNIKIDSGTAMTVLPTSFYSQIKTTFIQAIDAEPLVYENSISLCYKDLTVVPSVTMHFIAVDLPLSKDNIMFPKGEGIWCLAFRPTEGQPLYGNVAQTNFLVGYDLNKMTISFKATDCTKLA from the coding sequence ATGACCATCTTCTCTTTCACTCTCCTGATTGCTTTTTCCTTGGCAATCACCCTCACTCAAACCTCTCTTTTACGGCCGGAAGTGGAAGCAAAGTCTGGTGGATTTAGCATTGAGCTGATCCACCCTTCTTCTAAGAGATCTCCTGCTTCCCTTTCCATTGAGTTGGTTCCGGATTTTCTTGGCAATTACTTAATAAATTTTTCAGTTGGAACCCCACCAAAGTTCCAACTCGCAGTGGCCGGAAGTACTTTCATGAACTGGATACAATGCGAGCCATGTGTCCAGTGCTACTCACAACACCTCCCCATATTTAACTCTTTAAAATCTTCCACCTACAAGGCACTGCCTTGTGCCTCTCCTAAATGCTTCCAAGATAACTGTGAGGGAAGCCATTGTACCTATGTCGCGGAATATGTTGATCAAAGTTACTCGTATGGTGATTTAGCCGTGGAAATGTTTACTTTCTACTCTCCACAAGGAGTTGAGGAAATTTCTTTTCCGGATATTGTGTTTGGATGTGCTCATAGATCCAAACTTGAAACTACTGCTCCAAAGGTATCCGGCATAATAAGTCTTACCAATTCTCCGCAGTCCTTAATTTCACAAATAATTCCctcttttggaaaaatattctcCTATTGCTTTGTGCCTTTGGCACAGTTAGATGTCCCAAGCACACTGACATTTGGTGAAAATGCTTGGGGGAGTACTGGATCACTATTCACTCCTATGCTTGTGAAGGAGTTGGATCCGTCCTATTTCCTAACCCTCGTGGGGATATCGATTGGTGGCAAAAGAATCGATTTCTTTGGTAATTCCTCAAATATATTCCGAGAgggaaatattaaaatagactcaggAACTGCCATGACAGTCCTTCCAACATCATTCTACAGCCAAATCAAAACAACATTTATACAAGCCATCGATGCAGAACCGTTAGTTTATGAGAACTCAATTAGCCTCTGCTACAAGGACTTGACTGTGGTTCCTTCGGTAACAATGCATTTTATTGCAGTGGACCTACCTCTATCGAAGGACAATATAATGTTTCCCAAGGGTGAAGGAATTTGGTGCCTAGCATTTCGACCAACGGAAGGTCAACCGTTGTACGGGAATGTGGCCCAAACAAACTTTCTAGTCGGTTACGATCTGAataaaatgaccatatctttcAAGGCCACTGATTGTACCAAGTTGGCctga